The genomic segment AACGCAAGAAGGCCGAAGAAGAACTGACCCGACGTGCCACCCACGATCCCCTGACTGGCCTGCCCAATCGTGCCCTGATTCGTGAGCGGCTTGCCACTGCCCTGCAACGTTCTCGTCGCAATGGTTTGAGCGTGGCGCTGCTGTTTATCGATCTCGATAGTTTCAAGCTCATTAACGATACGCATGGGCATGACGCAGGTGACCTATTGCTCAAGACCGTGGCGACCCGGTTGATAGAACAGGTGCGACCTGGCGATACGGTCTCACGGTTGGCGGGGGATGAATTTATCGTTCTCTGCGAGCAACTGGAGCAACCAAGCACGATGTCGGCCCTGGCCGAGCGGATTAACGACGCATTGCGTCAGCCATTCAGTGTCAATGGGTTATCTTTGTATGTCACCGCCAGCATTGGCGTTGCCATTGGCGCGGGCAGCACACATTCCCCAGATGACTTGTTACGGGCGGCGGATATGGCGATGTATGCCGTGAAGGAAAAAGGCCGGGACAGTTGGCAGTTTTTTAGCGAAAGGTTGCACGAACAGGCTAAACAGCGCCTCGCCATCACGAATGGTCTGAGAGGTGCAATTCAGCGGAATGAAATGTCACTTCGCTTCCAGCCCATTGTCGCCGCCGAAACAGGCCGAATACTCGGTGCCGAAGCATTGTTACGTTGGCGTACCCCACAAGGCGATGTTTCTCCTGCTGTATTTATTCCGATTGCTGAAATGACAGGAGCGATCATTGAAGTGGGCGCCTGGGTCTTCCGTGAGGGTTGTCGAGCACAAACTTCGTGGCAACGTCGCTGGGGGGATAAGGCACCCTATGTTTCCATTAACCTCTCAACACGCCAGTTGAGTGAGAACACGCTGGCGGATAATTTTGCGATGATACTCCGTGAAACCAACGCAGCTCCCGAGAAAATATTACTCGAAATCACAGAAACGTCGCTGATGGCCGATGTGGAAACCAATCTACGCATCTTACGTCGTTTGGCTGATCTTGGGCTGCGAGTAGCGGTAGATGATTTTGGCACTGGCTATTCATCACTCGCTCAACTGACGCGACTCCCTGTTAGCGTATTAAAAATCGACAAAGCTTTTGTCGATGGTATCGAAAAAAGCGAGGATAGCCGCCTGGTGATTCGTGCCGTGATTGGGTTAGGACGCTCGCTGGGACTCAAACTGGTTGCCGAAGGCGTAGAAAATGCCACCCAGCAGCGTGAACTTTGTACCTATGGCTGCGATCTCATTCAGGGCTATTATTTTTACCGCCCGCTTGAGGAAAAAGCCTTCGTCGAGACGGCGGAGCGAGAATTCCGGGACGAGTCTTTTGGCTGAGATGCTTTACAGAAAATATCGCCAACCAAACCAATTGCTTGTTTTTCTTTTTTCCTACAAAAGACCATAATTCATCACACTCAATGATGAGGCGTCCTTTTGATTTCTTTACTTTTTTGATTCAGAACGGGATAGAAGTTACGCGATTGAACTTTAACTGTTTGATTTAGCTAGAAAGCCAATAAAGGATTATCTTTTGCTATCGATTGAAAATGTTGAACCTATTTTTTCAACTGCGTAACTCCTAGATATATCAACAAAATCCTAGTAATATGTAACTTCATGAACCCCTACTGCTAAAGGCCGGGGCTTGTAAAGACCAATTGATGACCAGGCTAAGAAAATCTATGCAAATAGACGCGCTACAATTTTTGCGTCATGACACCTACGGATGCGTGCCAGTCTGTAGCTCTGTCACTGTACATCATGCAGTTGCGGATGCAACGAAGGTGTGCGGTGTAAAAAGCGCATCAGTCATTAGCCAAGGCAAACAATAACCCACGCAAGCCGAATTGCCCTTACATGCTGACAGCCGGTTTAACAGACGGTTGCAAAACCGTCCGCTTTCCTGCCTACGGCTAAAGCCAGGGTGGCTCTCTCGGAGACTTTGGTGAAAACGGCCAAAAGACTCTCCCTCACCAGGCCTTTACAGATTTATCGCCAAAAAATATCGACAATTTCTCAAATTCAACTTCAAAAAATACAGGAGGACGGCGCTTCATGGCTACAGCCAGAGGTTTCCGCTGAATTTAGATGACCACTACCTTTAATTTTGATAATACACGCCTTGGTATCATTGGATTAGGCTATGTAGGCCTACCTCTGGCGGTGGAGTTTGGAAAAATTTTTCCCACTGTAGGTTTTGATATTAACGCGACACGCATCGCCGACTTACGCCTCGGTCGAGATTACACTCTGGAAGTAAATAGCGAGGAATTAACCGCCGCAACCCATCTAAGTTTCACAAACCAGACATCCGACCTCCAGAAGTGCAATTTTTTTGTTGTCACGGTTCCTACACCTATTGACCGCTACAAACGTCCTGATCTTACTCCCTTGCAAAAAGCCAGCATGACCGTTGGCCGGTTGCTTAAAAAAGGCGATGTCGTGGTCTACGAATCGACTGTGTATCCAGGTGCCACCGAAGAAATTTGTGTTCCAATTCTTGAAACCGAATCCGGCTTGCGTTTTAATCATGATTTCTTCGTGGGCTATAGCCCTGAGCGCATTAATCCGGGCGACAAGGAACATCGGCTGACGACCATTCATAAAATTACTTCTGGCTCGACCCCAGCCTGCGCGCAATATGTTGATGCAGTTTATCGTCGTATTATTCACGCAGGTACTCATTCGGTCAGCAGTATCAAAATTGCTGAGGCTGCGAAAATTATTGAAAATACCCAGCGTGATGTCAATATTGCGTTAATTAATGAGCTTGCTCTTATTTTCCACCGCCTTGGTATCGATACCGAGGAAGTTCTCAATGCAGCAGGCACTAAATGGAATTTCCTTCCCTTTCGTCCCGGTTTAGTGGGTGGACATTGCATTGGCGTTGACCCGTATTATCTTACCCATAAAGCGCAAGAGATTGGTTACCATCCAGAAATTATTCTTGCTGGGCGTCGCATCAACGATAACATGGGAAAATGTGTGGCGGAAAGGGTCATTAAATTAATGACCAACCGCCATATTCAGATAGCAAATTCTAATATTTTGATTTTGGGTCTAACCTTTAAGGAAAATTGTCCTGATTTGCGCAATACCCGGGTAGTAGATATTGTCACGGAACTTGAAAAATTTAATAGTAACGTTACGGTGTATGATCCATGGGTAAATATTCCCGAAGCGGAACAGGAGTATGGTATCAACATTGTCGCTAGTCCCGAACCGGAAAAGTACGATGCGGTTATTATTGCGGTAGCGCATACTCAATTCCGTGAACTCGGCGAAGTCGGCATTCGTATTTTTGGAAAACCGCATGCGGTTTTCTTTGATGTTAAATATATACTCTCTGCCGAACAAGTTGATGGACGGCTGTGAAAAATCAATAAAATTCATAAAAAACGAGGTTATTTATGAAAATACTGATTACTGGTACCGCTGGCTTTATTGGTTCAGCGTTGGCTTTACGTCTTTTGGAGCGAGGTGACGAAATTATCGGTATTGACAATCTAGATCCGTATTACGACGTAACTCTCAAGCAGGCACGCTTGGTGCGGCTGGTTCACCCAAGTTTTACCGATTTACGGATTAATCTTCAAGATCGCGGCGCGATAACCGAAATATTTTCTCATTATCGTCCGCAACGTGTCGTTAATCTCGCTGCACAAGCAGGGGTACGGTATTCGCTAATTAATCCCTATGCCTACATTGAAACTAATCTTGTCGGTTTTGCCAATTTGCTTGAAGGTTGTCGCCACAATCAAGTTGAGCATTTAGTTTATGCCTCAAGTAGTTCTGTTT from the Gammaproteobacteria bacterium genome contains:
- the vipA gene encoding Vi polysaccharide biosynthesis protein VipA/TviB — encoded protein: MTTTFNFDNTRLGIIGLGYVGLPLAVEFGKIFPTVGFDINATRIADLRLGRDYTLEVNSEELTAATHLSFTNQTSDLQKCNFFVVTVPTPIDRYKRPDLTPLQKASMTVGRLLKKGDVVVYESTVYPGATEEICVPILETESGLRFNHDFFVGYSPERINPGDKEHRLTTIHKITSGSTPACAQYVDAVYRRIIHAGTHSVSSIKIAEAAKIIENTQRDVNIALINELALIFHRLGIDTEEVLNAAGTKWNFLPFRPGLVGGHCIGVDPYYLTHKAQEIGYHPEIILAGRRINDNMGKCVAERVIKLMTNRHIQIANSNILILGLTFKENCPDLRNTRVVDIVTELEKFNSNVTVYDPWVNIPEAEQEYGINIVASPEPEKYDAVIIAVAHTQFRELGEVGIRIFGKPHAVFFDVKYILSAEQVDGRL